A single window of Pontiella agarivorans DNA harbors:
- the rsmI gene encoding 16S rRNA (cytidine(1402)-2'-O)-methyltransferase, producing the protein MESGLYIVGTPIGNLGDISFRALETLKGVDLIVAEDTRHTRRLTDRYEISTHMMSCHKFNENQRSEQIIERIQNGGTVAMVTDSGMPCISDPGSRVILHCREAGIPITAVPGPAAVTTAVALSGFGEKGFIFAGFLPHKSGGRKRDLLKWADADLPVVLYESPYRLIKVLNEIEEHLGAGRTVFVGRELTKKFEECTCGTPQEIRATYEQRTVKGECVVIILPEKH; encoded by the coding sequence ATGGAATCAGGACTTTATATTGTAGGCACCCCTATCGGAAATCTCGGCGATATCTCATTCAGAGCCTTGGAAACGCTGAAAGGTGTTGATCTGATTGTAGCGGAAGATACTCGCCATACTCGACGCCTGACCGACCGCTATGAAATTTCAACGCACATGATGAGCTGCCACAAATTCAACGAAAACCAGCGCTCGGAACAGATTATCGAACGAATTCAGAACGGCGGAACCGTTGCCATGGTCACCGATTCAGGGATGCCCTGTATTTCCGACCCGGGATCGCGCGTCATTCTCCACTGCCGCGAAGCCGGCATTCCGATCACCGCAGTCCCCGGCCCGGCCGCCGTCACCACTGCCGTAGCCCTCAGCGGATTCGGTGAAAAAGGCTTTATTTTTGCCGGTTTTCTGCCGCACAAAAGCGGCGGACGGAAACGCGACCTGCTGAAATGGGCCGATGCCGACCTTCCCGTGGTGCTCTACGAATCGCCCTATCGTCTCATTAAAGTACTCAACGAAATCGAAGAGCATCTCGGAGCCGGCCGCACCGTCTTTGTAGGACGCGAACTCACCAAAAAATTCGAGGAATGCACCTGCGGAACCCCGCAGGAAATCCGCGCAACCTATGAACAAAGAACGGTTAAAGGTGAATGTGTGGTGATCATCCTGCCTGAAAAACATTAA
- a CDS encoding DUF4465 domain-containing protein yields the protein MKKIMLAAALSFAALAGAEVIVDFDELWTTGQNDYDMSAGFGDVSWTSKGVQFVRNRTDWGGGFSSWDGMTFSSVNNPSVGGFGNQYAVYGSGSDASGTGSYAVFYEPWGGGNSVVLPVATEVMGFHFNNTAYAADSLLNGDSFARAFNLASNDVFSLTVVGYDSLGAEIDQTVSVNLADYTGVSGQVVSDWTWVDLSALGTDVKALRFDLSSTDSGTPTYFAMDNLTVDAIPEPSSVVLLVAGAGGLVWFRRRRKYFFRG from the coding sequence ATGAAAAAGATAATGTTGGCGGCCGCGTTGAGTTTTGCGGCATTGGCCGGTGCAGAGGTGATTGTGGATTTTGATGAGCTCTGGACAACGGGCCAGAATGATTACGATATGTCGGCGGGTTTCGGTGATGTGTCGTGGACTTCCAAAGGGGTACAGTTTGTACGCAACCGCACGGACTGGGGCGGCGGGTTTTCGAGCTGGGACGGGATGACGTTTTCAAGTGTGAACAATCCTTCGGTGGGCGGTTTCGGCAATCAGTATGCGGTATACGGCAGCGGATCGGATGCGAGCGGAACGGGTTCGTATGCCGTTTTTTATGAGCCCTGGGGCGGCGGAAATTCAGTGGTATTGCCGGTGGCTACTGAAGTGATGGGTTTTCATTTCAATAATACGGCCTATGCAGCGGACTCGTTATTGAATGGTGACAGCTTTGCCCGCGCGTTTAATCTGGCGAGCAACGATGTGTTCAGCCTGACTGTGGTTGGATATGATTCCCTCGGTGCAGAAATCGATCAAACGGTTTCTGTGAATCTGGCGGACTACACGGGCGTTTCGGGGCAGGTTGTAAGTGATTGGACCTGGGTAGACCTTTCGGCACTGGGTACGGATGTGAAGGCGCTGCGCTTCGACCTGAGTTCAACCGACAGCGGAACTCCGACCTATTTTGCCATGGATAACTTGACCGTGGATGCCATTCCGGAACCGAGTTCGGTGGTGCTTCTGGTTGCCGGAGCGGGCGGGCTGGTCTGGTTCCGTCGTCGCCGGAAATATTTCTTCCGCGGCTGA
- a CDS encoding formylglycine-generating enzyme family protein — protein MSRIIVGIAALAAVLSGFAETNKSCCGVLPSRFGLSAPKAPEGMVWIPGGEFTMGWDGEFSRPDELPLHKVRLDGFWIKRTPVTNAEFKEFVDATGHITTAEKKPDLAEIMKGMPPGSQPPPESALVPASMVFRPPGYPVDLNNPLVWWEWKEGADWKHPQGPGSSIENIMDHPVVHVSWYDAEAYARWKGMSLPTEAQFEYAARGGHEQWQNTWGNEPVTQGKPKINIWEGPFPNRNYKKDGYYATSPVTAFAPNDYGLYDMAGNVWEWTADWYHVDAYRMDARKGVVENPKGPLISYDPQEPHMPKKVTRGGSFLCNDAYCSGYRPAARMKTSPDTSLCHTGFRVVKNVVKPAR, from the coding sequence ATGAGCAGAATAATTGTGGGAATAGCCGCTCTGGCGGCTGTGTTGAGTGGATTTGCAGAAACCAATAAAAGCTGCTGCGGCGTTTTGCCGTCGCGCTTCGGTCTTTCCGCACCGAAGGCTCCGGAGGGGATGGTGTGGATTCCCGGGGGCGAATTTACGATGGGCTGGGACGGCGAATTCAGCCGCCCGGATGAGCTTCCGCTGCATAAGGTGCGGCTGGACGGTTTCTGGATTAAACGGACGCCGGTCACCAATGCCGAATTCAAGGAATTTGTGGATGCCACCGGGCATATCACCACCGCCGAAAAAAAACCGGATCTGGCCGAGATTATGAAGGGGATGCCGCCCGGGTCTCAGCCGCCGCCGGAATCGGCACTGGTTCCGGCATCGATGGTTTTCCGTCCACCGGGCTATCCGGTTGATCTGAACAATCCGCTGGTCTGGTGGGAATGGAAAGAGGGGGCCGACTGGAAGCATCCGCAGGGCCCCGGCAGCTCCATTGAAAATATTATGGATCATCCGGTGGTGCATGTTTCGTGGTATGATGCCGAGGCTTATGCCCGCTGGAAAGGTATGAGCCTGCCGACGGAAGCTCAGTTTGAATACGCCGCGCGCGGCGGTCACGAGCAGTGGCAGAATACGTGGGGCAATGAACCCGTCACCCAGGGGAAGCCCAAAATTAATATCTGGGAAGGCCCGTTTCCGAACCGTAACTATAAAAAAGACGGATACTATGCGACGTCACCCGTCACCGCCTTTGCACCCAACGATTACGGCCTGTATGATATGGCCGGCAATGTCTGGGAATGGACGGCCGACTGGTACCATGTGGATGCCTACCGTATGGATGCCCGGAAAGGGGTGGTGGAAAATCCGAAAGGTCCGCTCATCAGTTACGATCCGCAGGAACCGCACATGCCCAAAAAAGTGACCCGCGGCGGTTCCTTTCTCTGCAACGATGCCTACTGTTCCGGCTACCGTCCGGCCGCCCGCATGAAAACCAGTCCCGACACCAGCCTCTGCCACACCGGCTTCCGGGTGGTGAAAAATGTGGTGAAACCGGCCCGGTAG
- a CDS encoding TonB-dependent receptor encodes MKVGLLCIFCLIFLGSALAEVEEKISVYAWQQDELTLLPVDTAADVTVIDRETIEASGAVSVPDLLRNEANVMIRNTSGNVNDGQVAMRGFGENSHLRTLILVDGHTLNRPDMGVAGWESLPVMNIEQIEVIRGGQNVLYGDNALAGVISITTKRGADAGTQVLGTMGEFGYLSGYIGHGGAAGPVDYYAGIDRYESEGFRSNSLSRATVLTGSLAWYANDSDMVSLRVSHTDSYRQYPGPLLYDQMMEDPTQSYYSGDEYAEDLESRASLIWKTSKSWGEARVVTGISRRENEWQLPGRSADELQYGFSLGPRVKLGSADNFLLTGVDASYDTLDHTNDLQADPDYASSEGMFSRVTVQPYVFMQKTLRERWIVGGGARYEHATADNDFNDYIDNQILPYIDTNRGPISNPNYNPDPDQDPLTSYDEAVKKEGWAATLSLTRKFNRNFEGWVRYDRCYRYPTLDEAAAYNEFELSEPLNTRLDPEEGNHFVTGVQWGNGLWRFQWSAYALFMDNEIVYDQVLMLNRNLGKTKRLGTEFEVAWDREWYGANTRWAVQDARLAGGEYEGNVIPLVSPYHGVVSGWIDPVERLRLTLTWSYVAEQYQGNDDANILPKMDAYGLLGLHADIRMSPRIRLNISMENLLDEIYATTAYSGVYYPGAGRSFRCSMMLEF; translated from the coding sequence ATGAAGGTCGGGCTGCTATGTATATTCTGTTTGATTTTTCTGGGCTCTGCATTGGCGGAAGTTGAGGAAAAGATTTCGGTTTATGCCTGGCAGCAGGACGAGTTGACTTTGCTTCCGGTTGACACTGCCGCTGATGTGACGGTGATTGACCGGGAGACGATCGAAGCATCCGGTGCGGTTTCCGTGCCGGATCTTTTGCGTAATGAAGCCAATGTGATGATTCGCAACACGTCGGGTAATGTGAACGACGGGCAGGTTGCCATGCGCGGGTTCGGGGAGAATTCGCATCTGCGGACGCTGATTCTGGTTGATGGCCATACGCTGAACCGTCCGGATATGGGGGTGGCCGGATGGGAGAGTCTGCCGGTGATGAACATCGAACAGATTGAGGTGATCCGCGGCGGACAGAATGTACTCTATGGCGATAATGCGCTGGCCGGGGTTATCAGCATTACAACGAAACGCGGGGCGGATGCGGGTACGCAGGTGCTCGGTACGATGGGGGAGTTTGGTTATCTCAGCGGCTACATCGGTCACGGCGGTGCGGCGGGACCGGTGGATTATTATGCCGGGATCGACCGGTATGAGTCGGAGGGGTTTCGCTCGAATTCACTTTCGCGGGCAACGGTGCTGACGGGCAGTCTGGCGTGGTATGCCAATGATTCGGATATGGTTTCATTGCGGGTATCCCATACCGACAGCTATCGGCAGTATCCCGGTCCGCTGCTCTATGATCAGATGATGGAGGATCCGACGCAGTCGTATTATTCCGGCGATGAATATGCGGAAGATCTCGAAAGCCGGGCATCGCTGATCTGGAAAACCTCGAAGAGCTGGGGCGAGGCGCGGGTGGTCACCGGCATCAGTCGCCGGGAGAATGAGTGGCAGCTGCCGGGCAGATCGGCGGATGAGCTGCAATATGGTTTTTCGTTAGGGCCTCGGGTTAAACTGGGATCAGCCGATAATTTTCTGCTGACAGGGGTTGATGCTTCGTATGACACGCTGGACCACACCAACGATCTACAGGCGGATCCTGATTATGCAAGCTCTGAAGGTATGTTCAGCCGGGTTACGGTTCAGCCTTATGTTTTTATGCAGAAAACGCTGCGCGAACGCTGGATCGTGGGCGGCGGGGCACGGTATGAGCATGCAACGGCCGATAATGATTTCAATGACTATATTGATAATCAGATTCTGCCCTACATCGATACCAATCGGGGACCGATTTCCAACCCGAATTATAATCCGGATCCCGATCAGGATCCGCTGACCTCTTATGATGAAGCAGTGAAAAAAGAGGGTTGGGCGGCAACGCTCTCTTTGACCCGTAAATTTAACCGGAATTTTGAGGGATGGGTTCGCTATGATCGCTGTTATCGGTATCCCACACTTGATGAAGCGGCGGCCTATAATGAATTTGAACTCAGTGAGCCGCTGAATACCCGGCTTGATCCGGAAGAGGGGAATCATTTTGTGACAGGAGTCCAGTGGGGAAACGGGTTGTGGCGGTTCCAATGGTCGGCGTATGCATTATTCATGGATAACGAAATCGTCTATGATCAGGTGCTGATGCTGAACCGGAATCTGGGAAAAACGAAACGGCTCGGAACAGAATTTGAAGTGGCCTGGGATCGCGAGTGGTATGGGGCGAATACCCGTTGGGCCGTTCAGGATGCCAGGTTGGCCGGTGGAGAATATGAGGGCAATGTGATTCCGCTGGTTTCACCGTATCATGGAGTGGTATCCGGTTGGATTGATCCGGTAGAACGTCTGCGGCTGACCCTGACCTGGTCCTATGTCGCCGAGCAGTATCAGGGGAATGATGATGCAAATATTTTGCCGAAAATGGATGCTTACGGTCTGCTGGGGCTGCATGCCGATATTCGCATGAGTCCGCGTATCCGTCTTAATATCAGTATGGAAAACCTGCTGGATGAAATCTATGCCACTACGGCATACAGCGGGGTGTATTATCCGGGAGCCGGCCGCAGTTTCCGGTGCTCAATGATGCTGGAGTTTTAA
- a CDS encoding histidine phosphatase family protein, producing the protein MCVLRNRYYGFRHGQSRANDEGIIVSDPALGTVEYGLTEEGRRQVVASLKTADVFDSESVLFSSDFRRARETAEIIRSELGCAEIVFDVRLRERFFGDWEGKRHEHYSRAWKQDEFDPEREYHGAESSASVQRRMWAVIESLEQQMAGKTIVLVSHGDPLMLLQTAFLDLGPSRHRSLPYIETAGWRLLNP; encoded by the coding sequence ATGTGCGTTTTGAGAAATCGGTATTATGGCTTCCGTCATGGGCAGAGCCGGGCGAATGATGAGGGTATTATTGTCAGCGATCCGGCGTTGGGGACGGTGGAGTACGGTTTGACGGAGGAGGGGCGGCGTCAGGTGGTTGCGAGTCTGAAGACGGCGGATGTCTTTGATTCGGAATCCGTGCTTTTTTCTTCGGATTTCCGGCGTGCGCGGGAGACGGCGGAGATTATCCGGTCGGAGTTGGGCTGTGCGGAGATTGTTTTTGATGTGCGGCTGCGGGAGCGTTTTTTCGGGGATTGGGAGGGAAAACGTCATGAACATTATTCCAGGGCCTGGAAGCAGGATGAGTTTGATCCGGAGCGGGAGTATCATGGGGCCGAGAGCTCGGCGTCGGTGCAGCGCCGGATGTGGGCGGTGATTGAATCGCTGGAACAGCAGATGGCGGGAAAGACGATCGTGCTGGTTTCTCATGGTGATCCGCTGATGCTGTTGCAGACGGCTTTTCTGGATCTGGGGCCGTCGCGCCACCGGAGTCTTCCGTATATTGAGACGGCGGGCTGGCGGCTTCTGAATCCATAA
- a CDS encoding STAS domain-containing protein, giving the protein MGSGTNGDNLTAAYIDHTAIVRVEGRGSFKVSPPMKQFIHQVMDQHSADRILLDMADCTGMDSTFMGVVAGLACLVKSKPEYQFKLVNLSEKNRKLLTTLGVDRVVDYTLASDTIEDCDICGKARPLEPNPADKLEAAKTTLEAHEKLVEINPENLPKFKSVLEFLEDDVRALGGK; this is encoded by the coding sequence ATGGGTTCGGGAACGAATGGTGACAACCTAACAGCGGCATATATTGACCACACGGCAATCGTCCGGGTTGAAGGACGTGGTTCTTTCAAGGTCAGCCCGCCGATGAAGCAGTTTATCCATCAGGTGATGGACCAACATTCTGCAGATCGTATTCTTTTGGATATGGCGGATTGTACCGGAATGGACAGTACCTTCATGGGTGTCGTGGCTGGATTGGCCTGCCTTGTTAAAAGTAAACCCGAATATCAGTTCAAGCTCGTAAACCTCTCCGAAAAAAACAGAAAACTGCTCACCACCCTCGGCGTCGACCGCGTCGTCGATTACACCCTCGCCTCCGACACGATTGAAGACTGCGATATCTGCGGCAAAGCCCGCCCTCTTGAACCCAATCCCGCCGACAAACTTGAAGCTGCAAAAACCACCCTTGAAGCCCACGAAAAGCTCGTGGAAATCAATCCCGAGAATCTGCCGAAATTTAAATCGGTCCTCGAATTTCTCGAAGACGACGTCCGCGCCCTCGGCGGAAAATAA
- a CDS encoding DNA/RNA non-specific endonuclease, with protein MRVALMTALLYLLISVVYFHLPWSIRFPVYEKAPQLHRALMSAGFKAMNGWDSLALFGKDVEIPIPGNARGDWVYGGYPKQEGFKLIGRAKELHNRGYVVGYSEFLKNPLWVSYRLFDVPKLDSGRRPSGFKADLRTRAGVHHNDYTRSGYDRGHMAPNYGIATRYGPDAQKETFLMSNVIPQTPAVNQGIWRELEMLVAKKYGRYFSEVWIITGPVFQKPVEKLDSGVSIPSAYYKIVVDECDGAVRALAFLIEKDCPPYTRFRKRLVSIDEIETLTGLNFFPGLSEEEQIELETDAAGRLWPRIRPALRYQFKGKTN; from the coding sequence ATGCGGGTTGCGCTGATGACAGCGCTGCTCTATCTGCTGATATCGGTCGTCTATTTTCATTTGCCGTGGAGCATCCGTTTTCCGGTTTATGAAAAGGCGCCGCAGCTGCATCGGGCTCTGATGTCGGCGGGGTTTAAGGCGATGAATGGCTGGGACAGTCTGGCGCTGTTCGGAAAGGATGTGGAAATTCCAATTCCTGGAAATGCGCGTGGCGATTGGGTCTATGGCGGCTACCCGAAGCAGGAGGGGTTCAAGCTGATCGGCCGCGCGAAGGAGCTGCACAACCGCGGTTATGTGGTCGGCTACAGCGAATTCCTGAAAAATCCGCTGTGGGTCAGTTATCGTCTGTTTGATGTGCCGAAGCTGGATTCGGGCCGACGGCCCTCGGGATTCAAGGCGGATTTGCGCACCCGCGCCGGGGTGCATCATAATGATTACACGCGGTCGGGATATGACCGCGGGCATATGGCCCCGAATTACGGCATTGCCACGCGCTATGGTCCCGACGCTCAGAAAGAAACGTTTCTAATGAGTAATGTGATCCCGCAGACACCGGCGGTGAATCAGGGAATCTGGCGCGAGCTGGAAATGCTGGTGGCCAAAAAGTACGGCCGTTATTTTTCCGAAGTCTGGATTATTACCGGTCCGGTTTTCCAGAAACCGGTGGAGAAGCTTGATTCCGGCGTCAGCATTCCGTCGGCCTATTATAAAATTGTGGTTGATGAATGCGATGGAGCGGTGCGCGCGCTGGCGTTTCTGATTGAAAAGGACTGTCCGCCCTATACCCGTTTCCGTAAACGGCTCGTCAGTATTGACGAAATTGAAACGCTGACCGGGCTCAATTTTTTTCCGGGACTTTCCGAAGAAGAGCAGATTGAGCTGGAGACCGATGCGGCCGGCCGGCTTTGGCCCCGGATCCGTCCCGCACTGCGCTATCAGTTCAAGGGTAAAACGAATTAA
- a CDS encoding ferredoxin translates to MKFKVDADTCIACGACEETCPEVFEVDDHSTVKVDEVSGELEASALEAEEGCPVDAISHE, encoded by the coding sequence ATGAAATTCAAAGTAGATGCCGATACCTGTATTGCATGCGGCGCATGCGAAGAAACCTGCCCGGAAGTTTTTGAAGTGGACGATCATTCCACCGTCAAAGTGGATGAGGTGTCCGGAGAACTTGAAGCTTCTGCGCTGGAAGCCGAAGAGGGCTGCCCGGTGGATGCCATTTCGCACGAATAG
- a CDS encoding SNF2-related protein, translating to MHVPFTQKILKDWAGPATFQKGMTLFEKGKVDNVEYDHPFVTGQLAIGIRGMRSKFEVLKDGFVENHCPCRDNREEGKICAHLVALGLEAIRLYSDPHRVDKMAEEKRRAERLASFDDSEYHTRDPNGTPAELRIILKQSWRENLAEQNVPMRCAVEIDGKVIPLNEVPKKKPIALSEADDNLLFVIEDICEGPAKAKFEATLADFINILELCDGKPIYEGGIDGYLMTADGTVATSLQMTLDEITGELVLRIFTTEDTEEHRGTSSETSSEAGGKKNTFIVSGGSGWVLKDGIFQRLEKVLPGPMRAIYDGEVRIPREAIPGFMKNERPALGNMIEIESNVTPDMLSLSPAKPRFRLVVDGQKHTLSATLYAEYNGVRLVAGKEDAKGHFSVPASDDLLGFQVRNPEAEEKALETITELGFRGRRGDMLMQIRGNREVLNFLGGALPRLKRKGWRIDLEGEIAAFMDDIESTVPVVHINNSASNGFFEVGYDFETDGGVSLDETEIQRAINMGEAFVEKKGRTVLLDINAIETARDVFSDCAVGAGEKPGTFKMNDIHAAYVQSSLLSLDGIDIESAPEWMSKADAQNRDAKVEPVDLGPKLEKTLRDYQKDGVYWLRFLERSNFAGILADEMGLGKTLQTLTWLSLERENDQATDAPALIICPTSLVDNWAEEAEKFVPHLRVQKMHGPDRHDFFPTLGNQDLIITSYALIRRDLDEYLKHTFSVVVLDEAQHIKNRTTQNATAVKKVAAHHKLVLSGTPIENSVTDLWSIMDFLMPGYLGNHKAFRENYELPIQNGGPDAELAQIRLRRKLHPFLLRRLKKDVAKDLPDKIQRVAHCTLSGDQAKVYKQLAESAKKEITGLVDQQGFNKSRMQILKILLQLRQTCCHLDLLKLPGLSSEFPSAKMELFFELVNEALDAGHRILVFSQFTSMLSIIREELEARALKYCYLDGTTKDRQERVKRFNSDRSIPLFLISLKAGGSGLNLTGADMVIHFDPWWNPAVEDQATDRAHRIGQKNTVYSIKLITKGTVEEKVLQMQQKKKSIIDATLEKDADMAQSLTWNDVQELLSV from the coding sequence ATGCACGTACCCTTTACACAGAAAATCCTTAAAGACTGGGCCGGACCGGCCACCTTCCAAAAAGGCATGACCCTTTTTGAAAAAGGCAAGGTCGACAACGTTGAATACGACCACCCCTTTGTCACCGGCCAGCTCGCCATCGGCATACGCGGCATGCGCAGCAAATTCGAAGTCCTCAAAGACGGCTTTGTGGAAAACCACTGCCCCTGCCGCGACAACCGGGAAGAGGGAAAAATCTGTGCGCACCTCGTAGCCCTCGGTCTCGAAGCCATCCGCCTCTATTCCGACCCGCACCGCGTCGATAAAATGGCCGAAGAAAAACGCCGCGCCGAACGGCTTGCCTCATTTGATGACTCGGAATACCACACCCGCGACCCCAACGGCACGCCCGCCGAACTCCGCATCATTCTCAAACAGAGCTGGCGCGAAAATCTGGCGGAGCAGAACGTACCGATGCGCTGCGCCGTCGAAATCGACGGCAAGGTGATTCCGCTCAACGAAGTCCCGAAAAAAAAGCCCATCGCCCTGAGCGAGGCCGACGACAACCTGCTCTTCGTGATTGAAGACATCTGCGAAGGCCCCGCCAAAGCCAAATTCGAAGCCACCCTCGCCGACTTCATCAACATCCTTGAGCTCTGCGACGGCAAACCGATCTATGAAGGCGGTATCGACGGCTATCTTATGACGGCCGACGGCACCGTTGCCACCTCCCTGCAAATGACCCTCGACGAAATTACCGGTGAACTGGTGCTTCGGATCTTTACCACGGAGGACACAGAGGAACACAGAGGAACCTCCTCCGAGACCTCCAGCGAAGCGGGTGGTAAGAAAAATACTTTCATTGTGAGTGGCGGTTCAGGCTGGGTCCTGAAAGACGGCATTTTCCAACGCCTGGAAAAAGTCCTGCCCGGCCCGATGCGCGCGATCTACGACGGCGAAGTCCGTATTCCGCGCGAAGCCATTCCCGGCTTCATGAAAAATGAACGTCCAGCCCTTGGAAACATGATCGAAATCGAGAGCAACGTCACGCCCGACATGCTCTCGCTCTCTCCCGCCAAACCGCGCTTCCGGCTGGTCGTCGACGGACAGAAACACACGCTTTCCGCCACGCTCTATGCCGAATACAACGGCGTCCGCCTCGTCGCCGGAAAAGAGGATGCCAAAGGCCATTTTTCCGTCCCGGCCTCCGACGATCTGCTTGGATTCCAGGTCCGCAATCCCGAGGCCGAGGAAAAAGCACTGGAAACCATCACGGAGCTGGGCTTCCGCGGGCGCCGCGGCGATATGCTGATGCAGATCCGCGGCAACCGCGAAGTGCTGAATTTTCTCGGCGGCGCCCTGCCCCGGCTCAAGCGCAAGGGCTGGCGCATCGATCTCGAAGGCGAAATCGCCGCATTTATGGACGATATCGAATCGACCGTTCCGGTGGTGCACATTAATAATTCCGCCAGTAACGGCTTTTTCGAAGTCGGCTATGATTTTGAAACCGACGGCGGGGTCAGCCTCGACGAAACCGAAATCCAGCGTGCCATTAATATGGGCGAAGCGTTTGTGGAGAAAAAAGGCCGCACCGTCCTGCTCGACATCAACGCCATCGAAACCGCGCGCGATGTATTTTCTGACTGCGCGGTCGGTGCCGGAGAAAAACCCGGCACCTTTAAAATGAACGATATTCATGCGGCCTATGTGCAGTCGTCGCTGCTGTCGCTCGACGGCATCGATATTGAAAGTGCCCCGGAATGGATGAGCAAAGCCGACGCGCAAAACCGCGATGCCAAGGTGGAGCCGGTGGATCTCGGCCCCAAACTGGAAAAGACGCTGCGCGACTATCAGAAAGACGGCGTCTACTGGCTCCGCTTTTTGGAACGCTCCAATTTTGCCGGTATCCTGGCCGATGAAATGGGACTGGGCAAAACGCTGCAGACGCTGACCTGGCTGTCGCTCGAACGCGAAAATGACCAGGCCACCGATGCCCCCGCCCTGATCATCTGCCCCACCAGTCTGGTCGACAACTGGGCGGAGGAAGCGGAAAAATTTGTGCCGCATCTGCGGGTACAGAAAATGCACGGCCCCGATCGCCACGACTTTTTTCCAACCCTTGGAAACCAGGACCTCATTATCACGTCCTATGCGCTGATCCGCCGCGATCTGGATGAATATCTGAAACACACCTTTTCCGTGGTGGTGCTCGATGAAGCGCAGCACATTAAAAACCGGACCACACAGAATGCCACCGCCGTGAAAAAAGTGGCGGCGCATCACAAGCTGGTGCTGTCCGGCACACCGATCGAAAACAGCGTGACCGATCTCTGGTCGATCATGGATTTTCTGATGCCCGGTTATCTCGGCAATCACAAAGCCTTCCGCGAAAACTATGAACTGCCGATTCAGAACGGCGGTCCCGATGCCGAACTGGCGCAGATCCGCCTGCGCCGGAAACTGCACCCCTTCCTGCTGCGCCGCCTGAAAAAAGATGTCGCCAAAGATCTGCCGGATAAAATCCAGCGTGTCGCCCACTGCACCCTCAGCGGCGACCAGGCGAAGGTATACAAACAGCTGGCCGAAAGTGCGAAAAAGGAAATCACCGGCCTCGTCGACCAGCAGGGCTTCAATAAATCACGCATGCAGATTCTCAAAATCCTGCTGCAGCTCCGTCAGACCTGCTGCCACCTCGATCTGCTGAAACTGCCGGGCCTTTCCAGCGAATTCCCGTCGGCCAAAATGGAACTGTTTTTTGAACTGGTCAACGAGGCCCTCGATGCCGGACACCGTATTCTGGTGTTCAGCCAGTTTACCTCGATGCTCTCCATTATCCGCGAAGAGCTCGAGGCGCGGGCGCTGAAATACTGCTACCTCGACGGCACCACCAAAGACCGGCAGGAGCGGGTTAAACGGTTCAATTCCGACCGATCGATCCCGCTCTTTCTCATCAGCCTGAAAGCCGGCGGCAGCGGACTCAACCTCACCGGCGCCGATATGGTCATCCATTTCGACCCGTGGTGGAATCCCGCCGTCGAAGACCAGGCCACCGACCGCGCACACCGCATCGGCCAGAAAAACACCGTCTATTCCATTAAGCTCATCACCAAAGGAACCGTCGAAGAAAAGGTCCTGCAGATGCAGCAGAAAAAAAAGAGCATCATCGACGCCACACTGGAAAAAGATGCCGATATGGCCCAGTCGCTCACCTGGAACGACGTCCAGGAACTGCTGTCCGTATAG